A genome region from Nocardia sp. NBC_00565 includes the following:
- a CDS encoding D-alanyl-D-alanine carboxypeptidase family protein, with the protein MRTFARLLQAAVVGALVVVAGHGVTAAPAASDTHIHLPWLTPEPDAVQASGAALADGITGTLLWSRQPNTPVPIASITKVMTALVVINAGDLDRAITVPQEIIAYGTKYDGSNAGLVPGEVLTARQLLYAMMLPSGCDAAYTLAEAYGPGQDGFIAKMNDTARQMGLAGTYFTDPSGLPAPTDHSTYSTPADLVALGLRAMSLPVFREIAGSQSYYLPAAPGNRAHLWQTTNSLLHDYPGTIGIKTGYTDAAGTCLLFETVRAGIPLIGVVLHSSPDSVAAKDDAERMLNWAYDPILSALPIG; encoded by the coding sequence ATGCGGACATTTGCCCGATTGTTGCAAGCTGCCGTCGTTGGGGCGCTGGTCGTGGTAGCCGGTCATGGCGTCACGGCCGCCCCCGCCGCGAGCGACACCCATATTCACTTGCCTTGGCTGACTCCTGAGCCGGACGCAGTGCAGGCGTCGGGAGCAGCGCTGGCGGACGGAATCACCGGCACGTTGCTGTGGTCGCGACAGCCGAACACCCCGGTCCCGATAGCCAGCATCACGAAGGTGATGACGGCACTGGTCGTGATCAACGCCGGCGACCTCGACCGGGCCATTACCGTGCCGCAAGAAATCATCGCCTACGGCACCAAGTACGACGGAAGCAACGCAGGCCTGGTCCCCGGCGAGGTGCTCACCGCGCGACAGCTCCTCTACGCGATGATGCTGCCGTCCGGCTGCGACGCCGCCTATACCCTTGCCGAGGCCTACGGGCCCGGCCAAGACGGCTTCATCGCCAAGATGAACGACACCGCGCGTCAAATGGGCTTGGCGGGAACATATTTCACCGACCCCAGCGGGCTGCCCGCCCCCACCGATCACTCCACCTACTCCACACCGGCGGACCTGGTGGCCCTCGGCCTGCGCGCGATGAGCCTGCCGGTGTTCCGCGAGATCGCCGGTTCCCAGAGCTATTACCTGCCTGCCGCCCCGGGCAACCGCGCTCACCTCTGGCAGACCACGAACTCGCTGCTGCACGACTATCCCGGCACTATCGGCATCAAAACCGGATACACCGACGCTGCGGGAACCTGCCTGCTGTTCGAGACGGTCAGGGCAGGAATACCGCTGATCGGTGTGGTCCTGCACAGCTCACCCGACAGCGTCGCCGCAAAGGACGACGCCGAGCGCATGTTGAACTGGGCCTACGACCCGATCCTGAGCGCGCTGCCGATCGGTTAG
- a CDS encoding acyl-CoA dehydrogenase family protein has protein sequence MAVERLLPSEEARDLIQLTREIADKVLTPDVDRHEREEIYPAGVFATLGEAGLLSLPFPEEWGGGDQRYEVYLQVLEEIAARWTAVAVAVSVHSLACHPLINFGTDEQKQRWLPEMLGGNLIGAYSLSESQAGSDAAAVACRAAAVEGGYRVDGTKAWITHGGKADFYSLFARTGEGSRGITCFLVANDTTGLSFGKPEQKMGLHAVPTTTAHYDDAFIPDERRIGAEGQGLQIALSALDSGRLGIAAVATGLAQAALDEAVAYAKERTAFGKPIIDHQGLGFLLADMAAAVDSARATYLDAARRRDAGLSYSRQASVAKLVATDAAMKVTTDAVQVFGGYGYTRDFRVERYMREAKITQIFEGTNQIQRLVISRSLAR, from the coding sequence GTGGCCGTCGAACGCTTGCTGCCCAGCGAGGAAGCCCGTGATCTGATCCAGCTCACGCGCGAGATCGCCGACAAGGTTCTTACTCCCGACGTCGATCGGCACGAACGGGAGGAGATCTATCCCGCGGGAGTGTTCGCGACACTCGGCGAGGCGGGGCTGCTGAGCCTGCCGTTTCCGGAGGAGTGGGGCGGCGGTGATCAGCGTTACGAGGTATATCTACAAGTACTCGAGGAGATCGCCGCACGCTGGACCGCAGTGGCTGTAGCGGTGAGCGTGCACAGTTTGGCCTGTCATCCACTGATCAATTTCGGGACCGACGAGCAGAAGCAGCGGTGGCTGCCAGAGATGTTGGGCGGCAACCTGATCGGCGCCTACAGCCTGTCCGAGTCACAGGCCGGGTCCGATGCCGCCGCAGTCGCCTGCAGGGCCGCTGCGGTTGAGGGCGGTTACCGGGTTGACGGCACGAAGGCGTGGATCACTCACGGCGGCAAGGCGGACTTCTACAGCCTGTTCGCACGGACAGGCGAAGGCTCCCGGGGTATCACCTGCTTCCTCGTAGCGAACGACACCACCGGGCTCAGCTTCGGCAAGCCGGAGCAAAAGATGGGTCTGCACGCGGTACCAACCACGACCGCCCACTACGACGACGCGTTCATTCCCGACGAGCGACGCATCGGCGCCGAGGGGCAAGGGTTGCAAATCGCCTTGAGCGCATTGGATTCCGGGCGACTCGGCATCGCTGCGGTAGCCACCGGTCTAGCCCAGGCAGCCCTGGACGAGGCGGTCGCCTACGCCAAGGAGCGGACTGCCTTCGGTAAGCCGATCATCGACCACCAGGGCCTGGGCTTCCTGCTCGCCGACATGGCCGCAGCCGTTGATTCCGCCAGGGCCACCTACCTGGATGCCGCGCGTCGCCGTGATGCGGGCTTGTCGTACTCGCGGCAAGCGAGTGTGGCCAAGCTGGTCGCCACCGACGCCGCGATGAAGGTGACCACCGACGCGGTGCAGGTATTCGGCGGCTACGGCTACACCCGCGATTTCCGAGTCGAGCGGTACATGCGCGAAGCCAAGATCACGCAGATCTTCGAGGGCACCAACCAGATTCAGCGTCTGGTGATCAGCCGGTCACTTGCTCGATAA
- a CDS encoding TetR/AcrR family transcriptional regulator, with protein MDQLTRAGFATRRRSELFDALVELFLAEGFAHLTLDEIAARLRCSKSTLYTLAGSKEQLVRAATVHFFQRASEDVEAAIEPITTARERVAAYLSAVGTALAPASTQFMFDLHAFIPAREIYEKNTRIAARRVQELIDEGVQAGDFRDVHAAFAADLAATMMARIQHGTVRTRTGLDDAEAYQELAAILTAGITA; from the coding sequence ATGGATCAACTCACCCGCGCCGGCTTCGCCACCCGCAGACGCAGCGAACTGTTCGACGCCTTGGTCGAGTTGTTCCTCGCCGAAGGGTTCGCGCACCTCACTTTGGATGAGATCGCCGCCCGCCTGCGCTGCTCCAAGTCGACGCTCTACACCCTCGCGGGTAGCAAGGAGCAGTTGGTCCGCGCCGCGACCGTGCACTTCTTCCAGCGCGCCAGCGAGGATGTGGAAGCGGCCATCGAGCCCATCACCACCGCGCGCGAGCGCGTCGCCGCCTACCTGTCAGCCGTCGGCACCGCGCTCGCCCCCGCGTCGACCCAATTCATGTTCGATCTGCACGCGTTCATACCGGCACGCGAGATCTATGAGAAGAACACCCGAATCGCCGCCCGCCGCGTGCAAGAACTGATCGACGAGGGCGTGCAAGCCGGCGACTTCCGCGACGTCCACGCCGCTTTCGCCGCTGACCTCGCCGCCACGATGATGGCTCGCATTCAACACGGCACGGTTCGCACCCGAACCGGCCTCGACGACGCCGAGGCTTATCAGGAGCTGGCCGCCATCCTCACTGCCGGCATCACCGCGTAG
- a CDS encoding MFS transporter, whose amino-acid sequence MKSSIPLADNSNIRQPDLALPATHRVTVRWIGLYAVAWLGIWLAQLTAFQLLLPQQLDDVLGVGAELRQDNWQRSVTGFGIISGLSAVCALVGFPMTGALSDRTTGPFGRRRPWILGGTLLFAVSLVGLGVQHTAIGIGICWCLAIFGFAMASAALTAMIGDRVPQEQRGVVSSWVSAPQAIGVIVGLVLIAVLGLSRLAGYVLSAVLLVICVTPFVWTTPDPPLSDRPSGRDSVATLIRVPDFCWTLAGRVLVNVGNALGTSLLLYYLQFELRVSDVDTSLLVLTGIYMVFVIVVSIAGGVLSDRISRRKPFVMAAAILQSISAVVIICTGSLWGTMIAGAFMGAGYGCFTAIDQALAADVLPSVEHSGQELGVMNIAMAVPQAVGPLLGAWVVDVFGFPGLFAAAGVFTVVGGATVWQVKGVR is encoded by the coding sequence ATGAAATCCTCGATACCGCTTGCCGATAACTCGAATATTCGCCAACCGGACCTGGCGTTGCCGGCGACGCACCGAGTTACCGTCCGATGGATCGGTCTGTACGCGGTGGCGTGGTTGGGCATCTGGCTGGCGCAGCTCACTGCCTTCCAACTGTTGCTGCCGCAGCAACTCGATGACGTCCTCGGCGTCGGCGCGGAGTTGCGGCAGGACAATTGGCAGCGCAGCGTGACCGGCTTCGGAATTATCTCCGGCCTGTCGGCGGTGTGCGCTTTGGTGGGGTTTCCAATGACCGGTGCACTGAGTGACCGCACCACCGGCCCTTTCGGCCGTCGGCGACCGTGGATCCTGGGCGGCACGCTGTTGTTCGCCGTGTCGCTGGTCGGATTGGGCGTCCAGCACACGGCGATCGGTATTGGAATCTGCTGGTGCCTTGCGATTTTCGGATTCGCCATGGCATCGGCTGCACTCACCGCGATGATCGGTGACCGGGTGCCGCAGGAGCAACGGGGAGTCGTGTCCAGCTGGGTTTCTGCTCCCCAGGCGATCGGGGTGATCGTCGGACTGGTGCTCATCGCCGTACTGGGGCTGAGCCGGTTGGCCGGATACGTGCTATCGGCGGTGCTGCTGGTGATATGCGTGACGCCGTTCGTTTGGACGACGCCTGACCCTCCACTCAGTGATCGCCCAAGCGGGCGCGACTCGGTTGCGACGCTCATCCGTGTGCCCGACTTCTGCTGGACATTGGCGGGGCGGGTACTTGTCAATGTGGGGAATGCGCTCGGAACCTCGCTACTGCTGTATTACCTGCAGTTCGAGCTGCGGGTTTCCGACGTCGATACTTCGCTGCTCGTCCTGACGGGTATCTACATGGTCTTCGTCATCGTCGTCTCGATCGCGGGTGGCGTTTTGTCGGACCGGATCAGCCGCCGAAAACCCTTTGTTATGGCTGCCGCCATCTTGCAGAGCATCTCGGCCGTGGTCATCATCTGTACCGGAAGTCTGTGGGGGACAATGATTGCCGGCGCATTCATGGGTGCGGGCTACGGCTGCTTCACGGCGATCGATCAGGCGCTCGCCGCCGATGTGCTGCCGAGTGTGGAACACAGCGGCCAAGAACTCGGCGTCATGAATATCGCGATGGCCGTGCCGCAAGCAGTCGGACCACTCCTCGGTGCGTGGGTGGTCGATGTCTTCGGGTTCCCCGGACTGTTCGCTGCGGCCGGTGTGTTCACCGTGGTGGGAGGGGCCACGGTATGGCAGGTCAAGGGTGTGCGATAG
- a CDS encoding AraC family transcriptional regulator, which translates to MADPPDSLARAIIPPTVVTGLVEIGRREGYPVSSWLDGTGLSPDDLSTSDTIRLSYLQAATILRRAIRAMPDQPIGMQVGRREALLSFGIVGLAMRACATGAEALQIALELHRASGSLVDANAEIADGQVTLSIYERAPDPELATFLVEEALCSAVVFMRSVFGTDQSPTSVDLSYPAPVYAHEYRRFFRCPVRFEAGANHLRFPVALLERRLPTHDSTVRAVAIDACRRLLDGSATRPAVAVSVEALLSRNIRCSLTMAEVADQLHVTERTLRRQLDAAGESFSAVRDRVREQRATFLLCESTMTIDAVAREVGFSDGREFRRAYLRWTRRTPSVVRRNARTNPIPTGIRLRSEQRPIAHP; encoded by the coding sequence ATGGCCGATCCACCCGATTCGCTGGCCCGCGCGATCATCCCGCCGACTGTAGTCACCGGCCTGGTGGAGATCGGGAGGCGGGAAGGGTACCCCGTCTCATCGTGGCTCGATGGCACCGGACTCAGCCCGGACGACCTCAGCACATCCGACACCATCAGGCTGTCCTACCTGCAGGCTGCCACCATCCTGCGGCGAGCGATTCGCGCCATGCCGGACCAGCCCATCGGCATGCAAGTCGGCCGGCGCGAAGCGCTGCTGTCCTTCGGGATCGTCGGTCTGGCTATGCGCGCCTGCGCCACCGGCGCCGAAGCGCTACAGATTGCGCTCGAATTGCATCGTGCCAGCGGGAGTCTGGTCGACGCCAATGCCGAAATCGCCGATGGCCAGGTCACGCTCTCGATCTACGAACGCGCACCCGATCCGGAACTAGCCACGTTCCTTGTCGAGGAAGCCCTGTGCAGCGCCGTTGTCTTCATGCGTTCAGTGTTCGGCACCGACCAGTCGCCCACTTCGGTAGACCTGAGTTACCCGGCCCCGGTGTATGCGCACGAATATCGGCGCTTCTTTCGCTGCCCGGTGCGATTCGAGGCCGGCGCCAACCACCTACGTTTTCCGGTCGCGTTGCTGGAGCGCCGATTGCCCACCCACGACAGCACGGTTCGTGCCGTCGCCATCGATGCATGCCGACGCCTGCTCGACGGCTCCGCCACTCGACCCGCCGTCGCCGTTTCGGTGGAGGCTCTGCTCAGTCGCAACATTCGCTGTTCGCTGACCATGGCGGAGGTCGCCGATCAGCTGCATGTCACAGAGCGTACGTTGCGCCGGCAACTCGACGCCGCCGGCGAAAGCTTCAGCGCGGTTCGCGACCGAGTGCGTGAGCAGCGCGCAACGTTTCTGCTATGCGAATCGACGATGACCATCGACGCAGTTGCTCGCGAGGTCGGATTCAGTGACGGCCGCGAATTTCGCCGAGCGTACCTGCGATGGACACGCCGCACGCCGAGTGTGGTCCGACGGAATGCACGAACGAATCCGATCCCCACCGGGATCCGCTTGCGCAGCGAGCAACGTCCTATCGCACACCCTTGA
- a CDS encoding class II aldolase/adducin family protein, producing the protein MSDTDLEEVREAIARTGHQLAAHNLVLGTAGNISARIGDLVAVTATGVTLADATARDVTVVDLSGNQHSGRLRPTSELEIHLGVYRSSDARAVVHAHSPGAVSLSLIAEELPVVHYQQLLLGGALPIVPFAPFGTEELASATLTALQHKKAAILAHHGSVAVGASLDAALDNVLLLEWLCRIYLDAAPIARPAPLTDTQLQAVIEVAIRTGYGSTPAIDS; encoded by the coding sequence ATGAGCGACACCGATCTCGAGGAAGTTCGCGAAGCAATCGCCAGGACCGGTCACCAGCTCGCCGCGCACAACCTCGTGCTCGGCACCGCCGGCAACATCAGCGCACGCATCGGCGATCTGGTAGCTGTCACCGCCACCGGAGTAACTCTCGCCGACGCGACAGCACGGGACGTAACGGTCGTCGATCTTTCCGGCAACCAGCACAGCGGGCGATTGCGACCGACCTCGGAGCTCGAGATCCATCTAGGTGTCTACCGTTCCTCCGACGCCAGAGCGGTAGTACACGCGCATTCGCCCGGCGCAGTATCACTGTCGCTGATCGCCGAGGAACTTCCCGTTGTCCACTACCAGCAACTCCTCCTCGGCGGCGCGCTCCCCATCGTGCCGTTCGCCCCATTCGGTACCGAAGAATTGGCATCCGCGACACTGACCGCGCTGCAACACAAGAAGGCCGCGATCTTGGCACATCACGGATCGGTGGCTGTAGGAGCCTCGCTGGACGCGGCGTTGGACAACGTACTGCTACTGGAATGGCTGTGCCGGATATACCTCGACGCCGCCCCCATCGCGCGGCCCGCACCACTCACCGACACACAACTCCAGGCCGTCATCGAAGTTGCAATCCGCACCGGCTACGGCAGTACCCCCGCGATCGACTCGTGA
- a CDS encoding carbohydrate kinase family protein, translated as MTGTNARVRALMIGVHVLDTLVRPVEEIPAGQGGALVEQITISAAGTAGGTAVVMSKLGGSVYSCGVIGDDVLGDLLTTLLQRDGVDTTLLHRVPDVQTSASVLPIRPDGSRPALHVIGANQHLAQYIPWPALADADLVHLGGPEFYGGDIAAQILAHARKHGATTSADSLAPGTPEALEYFEAALPHIDYLLPNDEQVTGWTGASTLHEGCRRLVERGARCVVATAGAHPTVIATESGITEVAPFVVDVVDTSGCGDAFSAGFMRGISLGMPPEQAARLGNSTAAQVAQGLGSDSGAYDLDSVQKLMTEQQVRRP; from the coding sequence ATGACAGGCACCAACGCACGAGTCAGGGCGCTCATGATCGGTGTGCACGTCTTGGACACGCTGGTGCGTCCGGTCGAGGAGATCCCCGCCGGTCAGGGCGGCGCCCTGGTCGAGCAGATCACGATCAGCGCGGCGGGCACCGCGGGAGGAACGGCGGTGGTCATGTCCAAATTGGGCGGGTCCGTGTATTCGTGCGGCGTGATCGGCGACGACGTCCTCGGCGATCTGCTGACAACGCTGCTGCAACGCGACGGCGTCGACACCACGCTGCTGCACCGGGTACCGGATGTGCAGACCTCGGCCTCGGTATTACCGATTCGGCCGGACGGATCGCGCCCCGCGCTCCACGTCATCGGAGCGAATCAGCACTTGGCACAATATATTCCGTGGCCAGCGTTGGCAGACGCCGATCTGGTACACCTGGGCGGGCCGGAATTCTACGGTGGTGACATTGCCGCGCAGATCCTCGCGCACGCCCGAAAGCACGGAGCGACCACGTCGGCGGACAGCCTCGCCCCCGGCACACCCGAGGCGCTCGAATACTTCGAGGCCGCACTACCGCACATCGATTATCTGCTGCCCAACGACGAGCAGGTGACGGGTTGGACGGGCGCGTCGACGCTGCACGAGGGATGTCGTCGACTCGTGGAACGCGGCGCACGCTGCGTCGTCGCGACGGCCGGCGCCCACCCCACTGTGATCGCGACCGAGTCCGGAATCACCGAGGTGGCCCCGTTCGTCGTCGATGTCGTCGACACCAGCGGCTGCGGCGACGCGTTCTCTGCCGGATTCATGCGTGGCATTTCTTTGGGAATGCCCCCGGAACAGGCAGCACGCCTCGGGAACAGCACGGCCGCCCAAGTCGCCCAGGGACTCGGCAGTGATTCCGGCGCGTATGACCTCGACTCCGTTCAGAAACTCATGACCGAACAGCAGGTTCGCCGACCATGA
- a CDS encoding aldehyde dehydrogenase family protein encodes MMPSTQIADLRTAFQDGVTRPVAWRADQLRALRRLLLENENALATALHQDLRKSATEALMTEIGVVVGEIDHTLSHLKRWLRPQRVSVPFKLQPARARVVREPLGVVLVIAPWNYPLQLLLGPLVGALAAGNAVALRPSELAPATSRIVAELVPRYLDARATRVIEGGVDTTTAVLRERFDHIFFTGSGRVGRIVMEAAAATLTPVTLELGGKSPVWIDDTVDLTIAARRIAWGKFVNAGQTCVAPDYLLTTPAARPAIEAALTDAVRHLFGDDPQQSPDYGRIVSDDHLQRLTRFLDDGTAVIGGVADKGTRYLAPTVLTKVDPRSPVMRAEIFGPILPIVEVADVEQAISFINERDKPLALYVFSGSRTTRRRFVDHTSSGAAVLGTTILHLAVPELPFGGVGPSGMGAYHGERSITTFSHEKAVFQKPFHPDVTRLVQPPYSRFSGWLARLISTV; translated from the coding sequence ATGATGCCATCGACACAGATAGCCGACCTTCGAACAGCATTCCAGGACGGGGTGACTCGGCCCGTCGCGTGGCGCGCCGACCAACTGCGCGCACTACGCCGACTACTCCTCGAAAACGAAAACGCCCTCGCGACCGCGCTCCACCAAGACCTGCGCAAGAGCGCGACAGAAGCGCTCATGACCGAGATCGGCGTCGTCGTCGGGGAAATCGACCACACTCTGTCGCACCTCAAAAGGTGGCTGCGACCGCAACGCGTTTCCGTACCATTCAAGCTGCAACCGGCCCGCGCACGCGTAGTACGTGAACCACTCGGCGTTGTTCTGGTCATTGCGCCGTGGAACTACCCGCTCCAACTGCTGCTCGGCCCACTGGTCGGGGCCTTGGCAGCGGGCAACGCGGTAGCGCTGCGCCCGAGCGAACTCGCCCCGGCCACCTCACGGATTGTGGCAGAGCTCGTACCGCGATATCTCGACGCTCGCGCCACCCGTGTCATCGAGGGCGGCGTCGACACCACGACCGCTGTATTGCGGGAACGCTTCGATCACATCTTCTTCACCGGGAGTGGCCGAGTCGGTCGGATCGTCATGGAGGCTGCAGCTGCGACATTGACTCCGGTCACCCTGGAACTCGGCGGCAAGTCGCCGGTGTGGATCGATGACACCGTCGACCTCACGATTGCGGCACGCCGGATTGCTTGGGGCAAATTCGTCAACGCCGGACAAACCTGTGTCGCACCGGATTACCTCCTCACGACACCGGCAGCTCGGCCGGCGATCGAAGCGGCGCTCACCGACGCGGTACGGCACCTGTTCGGCGACGATCCTCAGCAGAGCCCCGACTACGGCCGCATCGTGTCGGATGATCACCTCCAGCGTTTGACGAGATTCCTCGACGACGGCACCGCCGTCATCGGCGGCGTCGCCGACAAAGGCACCCGCTACCTCGCCCCGACGGTGTTGACGAAAGTCGATCCGCGCTCTCCCGTCATGCGTGCGGAAATCTTCGGCCCGATCTTGCCGATCGTCGAAGTAGCGGACGTCGAACAGGCGATCTCGTTCATCAACGAACGCGACAAACCCTTGGCGCTGTACGTCTTCAGCGGATCGAGAACCACCCGTCGCCGATTCGTGGACCACACCAGCTCCGGCGCCGCGGTCCTCGGAACCACGATTCTGCATCTCGCGGTCCCTGAGCTTCCGTTCGGCGGCGTGGGTCCGAGCGGAATGGGCGCCTATCACGGTGAGCGGTCGATCACGACGTTCAGCCATGAGAAAGCGGTGTTCCAGAAGCCGTTCCACCCAGATGTCACCCGGCTGGTCCAACCCCCCTACAGCCGATTCAGCGGCTGGCTCGCCCGTCTGATCTCAACCGTGTGA
- a CDS encoding SDR family NAD(P)-dependent oxidoreductase → MTRISLSGKVVLVVGASTGIGRRFAERAAEAGATVAITARRATLLNEIAAVQTGRGRRCSAHPADATNAAAAQQVVDDVIDLHGRIDLVLLNAGGAPALDLTALAAQDITEYMRTNYDVAVNYLVPVLRHMRERGSGIVAHTNSLAGWYGIPLQGPYSAAKAALRVLFDTYRIEYAKSGIRFVSIYPGFVRTESTVGDGMAAPGEIDEDAAAAHMIRAVVTGRESYSFPWSTAALVGFGRIMPARARNAILGRMPRGE, encoded by the coding sequence ATGACACGAATTAGCCTCAGCGGCAAGGTTGTTCTCGTGGTTGGCGCCTCCACTGGGATAGGAAGGCGCTTCGCCGAACGGGCCGCGGAGGCGGGCGCGACCGTCGCTATTACCGCTCGACGCGCAACGCTGTTGAACGAGATCGCCGCCGTACAGACCGGGCGGGGCCGTCGGTGCTCGGCGCACCCCGCCGACGCGACGAATGCGGCCGCCGCGCAACAGGTCGTCGACGACGTCATCGATCTGCACGGTCGAATCGATCTCGTTCTGTTGAATGCCGGGGGCGCACCCGCCCTCGACCTCACCGCTCTCGCCGCGCAGGACATCACCGAATACATGCGGACGAATTACGACGTCGCCGTGAACTATCTCGTGCCGGTCCTGCGGCACATGCGCGAGCGCGGCTCGGGAATCGTCGCGCACACCAACTCACTCGCCGGCTGGTACGGCATCCCACTGCAAGGCCCGTACTCGGCGGCCAAGGCAGCACTGCGGGTCCTGTTCGACACATACCGGATCGAATACGCGAAAAGCGGCATTCGATTCGTATCCATCTACCCCGGTTTCGTCAGGACCGAGTCGACGGTGGGCGACGGTATGGCCGCTCCCGGCGAGATCGACGAGGACGCCGCGGCCGCACACATGATTCGTGCGGTCGTCACAGGTCGCGAGTCGTATTCGTTCCCGTGGTCGACCGCCGCGCTGGTCGGTTTCGGCCGCATCATGCCCGCTCGGGCGCGCAACGCAATCCTCGGCCGAATGCCGAGGGGCGAGTGA
- a CDS encoding SRPBCC family protein produces the protein MTDRFVISAHRNLRVSPEEVWNLTSDTSRYADWVSSVLEVTEHHEQARKGDTYTERVKSIGPLTTRAEWTVQTIEPMSLRIDSGKGFAPLTNVINVFRFAPIDDGNGTSMTYEFHFDLRPRQLGALVHKLLAKSMPAEFDASMRMLELVILSERSDDTN, from the coding sequence GTGACCGACCGATTCGTCATCAGTGCCCACCGAAATCTGAGAGTGTCCCCCGAAGAGGTGTGGAACCTCACCAGCGATACCAGTAGATACGCGGACTGGGTCAGCAGCGTTCTCGAGGTGACCGAGCATCACGAACAAGCCCGAAAGGGTGACACCTACACCGAGCGCGTGAAGTCGATAGGACCGCTGACAACCCGGGCCGAGTGGACCGTGCAAACGATCGAGCCGATGAGCTTGCGTATCGATTCGGGCAAGGGATTCGCCCCACTCACCAATGTCATCAATGTCTTCCGCTTCGCACCGATCGACGACGGTAACGGCACGTCGATGACCTATGAGTTCCACTTCGATCTACGTCCGCGCCAGTTGGGCGCACTGGTGCACAAGCTGCTCGCCAAGTCGATGCCGGCCGAGTTCGATGCGTCGATGCGCATGCTGGAGTTGGTCATTCTCTCGGAGAGATCCGATGACACGAATTAG
- a CDS encoding flavin monoamine oxidase family protein: MQYRTDVVVVGAGLAGLTAARDLRAAGQDVHVLEARDRVGGRTVNHELGDGHVVEAGGQFVGPTQDHILDLATELGVDTFPSYNKGDSTYVKNGTSRRFGDGVPPDPTALADVALLMARMDRASRTIPIDAPWRAPNAHALDSQTLTTWARRAAITDGGLDLLNILLGSAFGGSASDSSALYGLWYVAGAGNEHAPGTVARMMDVVGGAQEARFVGGSQRISLVLAEELGDAITLGAPVRRIDQTATEVVVHTDEHSWTARRVIVTAPPVLATRIAWNPVLPAPQEALFQRMNFGTLAKFEAVYPEPFWRADGLSGQAVFRDPSFPVCSMFDNSPPDGGPGVLMGFVGGRQWRDWAPKPARERRGAVLRAFSTVVGPRALQPTNCIEKDWTGEEWTRGGPTSVLTPGVLTELGRWRDVPFGRVHWAGAEHSHYWNGFMDGAVHSGAHTAAEVIAAEGDLP, from the coding sequence GTGCAGTACCGCACAGATGTCGTAGTGGTCGGCGCCGGATTGGCGGGATTGACTGCGGCTCGCGACCTGCGTGCGGCGGGTCAGGATGTTCATGTCCTGGAGGCCCGTGACCGGGTCGGCGGCCGGACGGTCAACCATGAGCTCGGCGATGGTCATGTCGTCGAAGCCGGTGGACAATTCGTCGGGCCGACGCAGGACCATATTCTCGACCTCGCGACCGAGCTCGGCGTGGATACGTTCCCCAGCTACAACAAAGGTGACAGCACCTATGTCAAGAACGGAACGTCACGTAGGTTCGGCGACGGCGTGCCACCGGATCCCACCGCGCTCGCCGACGTTGCCCTCCTCATGGCTCGAATGGACCGGGCGTCCCGGACAATCCCCATCGACGCGCCGTGGCGAGCGCCGAACGCGCACGCTCTCGACTCCCAGACTCTGACCACATGGGCGCGTCGAGCCGCCATCACCGACGGTGGCCTGGACCTGCTCAACATCCTGCTCGGTTCTGCTTTTGGCGGATCGGCGAGTGACTCGTCTGCGTTGTACGGGCTCTGGTACGTCGCCGGAGCCGGTAACGAACATGCCCCGGGCACGGTCGCCCGGATGATGGATGTGGTCGGCGGCGCCCAGGAAGCTCGGTTTGTCGGTGGCTCGCAGCGTATTTCGTTGGTGCTGGCCGAGGAACTGGGCGATGCGATCACCCTGGGTGCGCCAGTGCGACGCATCGATCAAACCGCCACAGAGGTGGTGGTCCACACCGACGAACACAGTTGGACGGCGCGGCGGGTGATCGTTACCGCTCCCCCGGTGCTCGCCACGCGAATCGCCTGGAATCCGGTGCTTCCGGCACCGCAGGAGGCGCTGTTCCAGCGCATGAACTTCGGTACGCTCGCCAAGTTCGAGGCGGTATATCCGGAGCCCTTCTGGCGCGCGGACGGCCTTTCCGGTCAGGCCGTGTTCCGCGATCCCTCGTTTCCGGTGTGTTCGATGTTCGACAATTCGCCGCCCGACGGTGGCCCCGGCGTGCTGATGGGCTTCGTCGGCGGACGGCAGTGGCGGGACTGGGCGCCCAAACCGGCGCGCGAACGCCGCGGTGCCGTCCTGCGCGCATTCAGCACCGTGGTCGGCCCTCGCGCACTGCAACCGACGAACTGCATCGAGAAGGACTGGACTGGCGAGGAATGGACCAGGGGCGGACCAACATCCGTTCTCACCCCTGGCGTGCTGACCGAATTGGGGCGTTGGCGCGACGTCCCGTTCGGGCGCGTGCACTGGGCAGGCGCCGAACACTCGCACTACTGGAATGGATTCATGGACGGCGCCGTCCACTCGGGCGCACATACTGCGGCCGAAGTTATTGCCGCAGAGGGAGATCTACCGTGA